Within Topomyia yanbarensis strain Yona2022 chromosome 2, ASM3024719v1, whole genome shotgun sequence, the genomic segment GCCAAACCGGACAGATCCGGGTACAAAACCGCTGCGGGCACAACACGCTTTTGCTGCTCCGTGATGGTTCCGCTCGCTAGGCTACTCGAGGAACCTTCACCAGTATCCACCTCCGGAACAGCGGGTCTATATCCAGCAACCAATGCCTTCCCTGCGTTTTTGGCCGTCCGTTTGGCAATTCCCTTGGGCGTGAAGTAGTTCACATTGTTGGTCACATTGATCACATTACCAACTGTATCCAGAGAGTTACCGACTACTTCACCCGCTTCCGGACCGTATTTGTGCTGTACAATTTGAACAGTGCTTTGGCTTAGGCTCGTTCCAAGGATGGATGCAGATTTTTCCAGACCAGCGTAAACAGTTCCGAAACCTTCCACGGCTCCGGCACATATGGTTAAGGCTCCATGGACCTTTTCAGAGGCGTCTTCCGCTGTCATTCCGGTACTATAGGAGAGCAGATCTGAACCGTGCTTCTGAATGTGAGGAGCCAGGAATCGTCCCAGGGCCATAGTGGCAGACCCTACCTTTCCCGCTACGTAACTGGTCACATTTGCTGCTGTCCCACTGACTGATTTTGCTATTTCTATTCCGGTTTTCACATTCCCTGGAACTTGAGTTGCAGTTTCATCCGGTGTTTTACGTATTTTCGTCATTAGATAAGGAGTGCTGTATGAGATAAATTCTCCAGTCTTTTCTGCACCCTTTACCAAACCTTTAGATACGTAAAACGCTCCCTTAATAATGTTTGCCGATACATTTGCGCTTGTGCTACGTTTTTCTCGAGGACCCTGTGTTTCAAAAACGGACAGAAAAGCGACAAATATTTCCAACACCACCTCATCAGCATTTGGAGGGATTATAAGCCCAATCGTTCTTCCGTGGTCACTAGTTAAATCCGGAATAATGAATGCTCCATATTCGGTCCTATAGTATGGTGATACTCCCGGAATCAAAGGATAGATTAGCGATGGATCCACTCCACGATGCTCTTCTATCTGATTGACAAGAACGACACCTTCCATAGCCTCTATAGCTGTTTCTAGTGGACTTTCGACATTTTGAATTCGAGCACTTGCAGATGTCGGTATAACTTGAATAAATACCGTGCTCTTCAACTTTTTAACATTATCCTTTTCGATTCTAACGATGCGCATTGTAGAATCCTCTAAAGTTTTCGAAACCACTCCATCGGGTTCAATATAGTACATCTTAACTCCATCGCAGGAAAACAGCAACTCCAAACTATTGTCTCCTTCTATTTCCTCACTGCAGCAACGCATTTCGCGCAAAGCCTGCGCCAGCTCGGTATATGTTCTGGGCCTCAGTGCATCTCCCCCGACCATTTCGCCATTTTTCCCATTCGTTTCGGCATCCTGTTGATCCATTTTAATTCCAAGCTGTCCGATTCGCTGCAACACTTCTCCTCGGGTGCATTTCATTTTGTGGATCATGCGAACAGCCTTATCCCAGCTAGCATCCTTATTGAAGCTTTCGGGTATTTCCACCGGAATTGCCAGTGTTTCGTCGATCAGCTCAATGCCCTTCTTGTAGTCCGTTATCGCGAGGTCAGGACGTTCGCGCTCCTCAAATTTGATGGCACGCTCGATGACACGATAGGCACTGTCGTGACCGGATTTTATACTGCTAAACGTGGATGCCCACTGAGATTCAGCTGCACTGTAGTCCATGACTGCGTGGCTCTgacagaagagaaaaaaaaaacaccgtaGGTCGATTAGCAGGAATAATCACTATTGGTTCTACAATTGTGTTGGGATATTTCAACTTTGGAGGTAATCATTATTATACAGGATAACACGAGTTTAGTGTTATGCAAAGATAAGCCAAGTCAAACGAGAACAATCATACCCCATCTTTGATAAGCTGGTACCTAAGCTGTATTTTGATTATGTTAGATAAGTTGTATGGCTTCCTTATTTGCGTTGATGTTTTATACAAAATGTGCAGGTCAATTGCTATAAATTCAGAAATTTTAGGCTTTTTTTTCCTAAAATGCGCTCTTATCCGCCTCGTCCTTACTTATTATTCATTGTGTCGATTTCTTATGATTCTTAATGCATGACTTCATTCACTTTCTATTATTCTATTACTTACTCTACTTATTCCATTCGTTAGAAAACGTAGTTCTTTTTCCTTGACCTGAAGATAGTTTAGACTACCAGGTTCTCGTTAAcactaataaaattacaattagttAATTTCACAATAATGGCTTTTATATACCATTAGAGATGAGCTGTTCTGAATGTTATTCCTAGATGCGTCACGGACGACCTTTTGCAGTCTGATGTAGCTATGTTACAATGTTTCAAGAAGACCGCATCAATTTCGTAATTATTTTGATAGTAGTGGATGGAAATTTTCATTGCACcaaatatcaaatattcaaataaaaaaaaaattaatttaaatatttttttatttcggtgaAACAAAAGTAGCTTCAAATTAACCGTCATATTATGAATGTTTGTTCTTGCTCGGTTAAATATTAAGACCCAAGTTTTATTCTATTACttgaattattgaaataatgAATTCCAATTCGCAGCCAGTAAATTTCTTACCTTGTTAGCAGACTTCGGCAGAAAAGACTTTGATTCGAactaaaaatgccaaaacaaAACACTGTAAATATCACTTCATATTCTTTTGCTTCTTTACTTTCGTCACTAAATTGGACTAAAGACGCTGTATCTTTGGTAAAtatacccagttaagctcagccggaaatgaaccggaattccggctggatccagttcgtattccggctccagtgacacaaccgattctagttagaatcggttgtgtcactggagccggaatgcgaactggaaccagccggaattccagttcatttccggctgaactttactgggtaaaGACTCGCCGTTTCAATTGCGTTTACcaattatctgtcagtgtcattccaaatcGGGCATGAGACCTGCCAAAAGcagcccggtcagcgtggcaagcagaaagttagcaaaagttgaacaaagcgaaattgatgctggcagagtttctgcgtacagtagatacagaacacttaGGATTATCActggcatcagtggtaggagcatcattcccagttaagctcagccggaaatgaaccggaattctggctggttccagttcgtattccggctccagtgacacaaccgattctagttagaatcggttgttgcactggagccggaatacgaactggacccagccagaattccagttcatttccggctgaactttactgggttgttttgattccgggatatacctgtcaaatgggccaaataaaaaaatcaaaaaaaaatcctttatcgtcgtttcatagcgacaaatcatttttgtttcttttagccaGCAAAACAATAGCCATTCTTGGCTAATGTgttttcactaattagaatgcacaaattgtctaaactagtactgaattttgataaattttaatttcctTGTGCagtatatacaaactctttcatttcataTCAATAGcagtcgaaaatttacaccgagaaaattcgttatactgaatatattgatttcacacatttttttgcaatttgtagtagcagataaaaattacctgtcacgcatagcacagagaacagacatccatgatcgaacaaaaatatttaaaaaacgtgtgtaaacatttgaattaatatacgataaacactagcgccgccacaccaacctatcccaactatccgtcaaatccattccggaaccggttcgctggaattcatgctggaagtccgaaccggttccggactagtttgactgggtagaggaataaccgctatcaattctgtcgaactcagccacaaaaaaacatgacgacagtaccGCACCTGGTTCGGATATCCTAattacct encodes:
- the LOC131684745 gene encoding protein spartin isoform X1; protein product: MSHAVMDYSAAESQWASTFSSIKSGHDSAYRVIERAIKFEERERPDLAITDYKKGIELIDETLAIPVEIPESFNKDASWDKAVRMIHKMKCTRGEVLQRIGQLGIKMDQQDAETNGKNGEMVGGDALRPRTYTELAQALREMRCCSEEIEGDNSLELLFSCDGVKMYYIEPDGVVSKTLEDSTMRIVRIEKDNVKKLKSTVFIQVIPTSASARIQNVESPLETAIEAMEGVVLVNQIEEHRGVDPSLIYPLIPGVSPYYRTEYGAFIIPDLTSDHGRTIGLIIPPNADEVVLEIFVAFLSVFETQGPREKRSTSANVSANIIKGAFYVSKGLVKGAEKTGEFISYSTPYLMTKIRKTPDETATQVPGNVKTGIEIAKSVSGTAANVTSYVAGKVGSATMALGRFLAPHIQKHGSDLLSYSTGMTAEDASEKVHGALTICAGAVEGFGTVYAGLEKSASILGTSLSQSTVQIVQHKYGPEAGEVVGNSLDTVGNVINVTNNVNYFTPKGIAKRTAKNAGKALVAGYRPAVPEVDTGEGSSSSLASGTITEQQKRVVPAAVLYPDLSGLAKEVHKSD
- the LOC131684745 gene encoding protein spartin isoform X2; amino-acid sequence: MDYSAAESQWASTFSSIKSGHDSAYRVIERAIKFEERERPDLAITDYKKGIELIDETLAIPVEIPESFNKDASWDKAVRMIHKMKCTRGEVLQRIGQLGIKMDQQDAETNGKNGEMVGGDALRPRTYTELAQALREMRCCSEEIEGDNSLELLFSCDGVKMYYIEPDGVVSKTLEDSTMRIVRIEKDNVKKLKSTVFIQVIPTSASARIQNVESPLETAIEAMEGVVLVNQIEEHRGVDPSLIYPLIPGVSPYYRTEYGAFIIPDLTSDHGRTIGLIIPPNADEVVLEIFVAFLSVFETQGPREKRSTSANVSANIIKGAFYVSKGLVKGAEKTGEFISYSTPYLMTKIRKTPDETATQVPGNVKTGIEIAKSVSGTAANVTSYVAGKVGSATMALGRFLAPHIQKHGSDLLSYSTGMTAEDASEKVHGALTICAGAVEGFGTVYAGLEKSASILGTSLSQSTVQIVQHKYGPEAGEVVGNSLDTVGNVINVTNNVNYFTPKGIAKRTAKNAGKALVAGYRPAVPEVDTGEGSSSSLASGTITEQQKRVVPAAVLYPDLSGLAKEVHKSD